The genomic DNA GTTGGAGCAATGCAAgacaagtttatttatttagcaccattcagacacaaggcaataCAAAGTGCTTCACCGAGACATAGAAATGCATTCAAATCAGACGTATCTAAGTGCAGCATGAAGGCAGCTGGACTTGCGTGAGTATCTTGAAGAGGTcgcctctcatccaagaggcttcttccgAAGATGAATAAGAATCTTCTCCAGCATTTAAATAAGACATTAAGACATCTAAAATTGCActtcaaaaacaataaaacaaaaagaaatacagataaaaaaataaaaaaaaatcaacaggaACATAATTTATGAATCTACTTATTTGAAATCCCACAGTGGACGGTAATGTCTTGATTTAAATTTTAAACAGGTGGGGATCTTCGGAGCTAAAAGCTACTAGACCTTGCTTGGTTTTGAAGTAAACTGGTCCCAGGTGACCTGAGTGAAGTAAAGTGGGCGTATTTAGGCCTGTGAACACTGAGTGCTTTAAAGACAAGgaacacaatttttaaaaaataatatgataaataatatataataataatatagtaaaACCTATCCTTTGAAAGAGCCTCCATATATGAGCAAGGAAAATCTCCCCCAAAGACCACCACTGTGAGCTCCGAGAGCCTGCCTCCTGCAGCTGAGAGGAAAGCCAGAGCCTGTAGGTGTTGAACAGCAGTGTGGTGAAGGCCCTGCCCCGACACTGCATGGAGGGCTCCGCTGAAGGGAACCTGTCAGCCTGAGGCAGGAAGACAGCAGACTGCAGTGTCGAGGAAATGCAGCTGCAGAGCCACCTCTCCATTTTCAATTATGATTATGATAAACAAAATATTGTAATGTTTAAATACAGCACACACAATGCTACCACTGAGTAAGTACGACAATTAACACACAGCTAGGACAGCATTCATCATAAAAGCTAATCATATATAACAGCAACATACACAGGATTCTGATGAGATTGTTAAAGATATGAACATgtcataaaaacataattattctAATTTCTATCAAAATTATATCATTTGTCATCTGTTTAAAGACAacatattaattaaaatgttgaaaatgtgttgtagtccttttttaatcaaatgaGTTTGTGGTTAATTTTAGTTTAGTTACTTAATTAAATGTAACTGAGAATGTGGGACTGCATGGTTAGGGTCATAGGGGACAGTTATTTAGTCTCCAGTCTAGAACATACAAGGACAACCTGGGGGctgaaagaatgaatgaatgatgttTACTTCATTCCTCTCGATACCTTATTAGAAGTTTCAAACAGATAAGTATTATTTTAGCAAAGTTACAGttgatttgtttattgtgtcAAAGAAAATATATACTGAGAGTTGAAGAAAAACAACGAATCATCAGATCAGTTCATCTGATTATTGCTTATTATTAGTTTAATTTTGacagaattctttaaaaattgtaatgaatgtttaaattcaattaaattacCTTGATGTCCACTCCAGAAATATAACATGAGTAtttttcataatatttatcTATCTAGttcatcataaaaatattttgttttaaatgtaccGGTATATGTTCATGTGAATTCATTTAGTTTCTACTGATTGTACATTTCATTAATCAGATTTCTgtccttttcatttgtttcGTGTATTAAAACAAATGGTGTCTTTTTATCTCACCGCCCTCTACTGCTTTAATGTATTACTTTTTAATCTATTCATGTTCCtttattgtttttgctgctCATAATCTTTGTATCTGTTCTGTTCATAATTCCTTTGATGGAATTATTGTCCTCCATTGTTTTTatctatttctatttttgcattacttttcttcttccctctctctacTTCTGTGAATCTGCTTGTTTTATCACCTTCAGGCTTTTTACTTGTAGTGACTCATATTGACTTTCTGTGCTTTTACATGTTGTgctctgcttttttgttttaactcaccTGAGACTAGGCTTCCTTGTGTTTGGCTTGACTGTCGAGTATTTATTCTGTAATATTGTCTTCCTGAGTTTCCTCCTTTGGCTTGATTGTCAAAGCAACTGTGCAATACGAAGTTTATTATGACAAGCGCATCATAGTAGAGTTTGACATGCATGCAGTAAACCCAATACATGTGTCCCAGTCCCCGGATTGCACAGAGGTAGACTGTAGATTGTTGGTTAGGTACTTTCTTTTGCAAAGTCAACGTTGTCATTGTAGTAAAGAAACATCTTCACTTAAGTCGGCTCTGGTGGGTGACTCGGAATTCGAAACGAGGTTTGCCAACGCATGTTTTCTACCAGTGATCGACGGCCGGATGATGACATCCTAGACGACTTAAAGGGGTGTCTCTTGTTTGATACCGTTTTCAGAGGAGGCGATCGCGGCAGGGGGTTAACGAGATTGTCGCATATAATGTTCTTCTTTCGACTGAAAGGCTTTTGGTGATGTACCTCACGTCCTGTCAGGCCAAAAACAGCACTGTCGTCAAAATAACACGGTGTACATTAGCGTGACATAGTGTTGCATTCAGTCCTGGGAAATCTGACTATACCGAGTGATAAAAGCTTACTGATATCAACATtaaaaattgaattaaattgaagaataatttaatttaaaaatgcagtaaGTCCGCTTACATTATCATTAACACTCGTATATGCCCACAAGCACACAGCAGAATGTCTTTATTTGCCTTTGACATTATTCTGCTAGGTTACGTCCGCTGTCATGAAGCTATCATAAAGATTTCCCCACCGGCCCTGAATGCATCCTGATAGTTGCTGCGGCTCCTTTAACTCCAATCTCCCGCGTTCCAAGTTAAGCGGAAATAGAAAGCCTTCTTTTCTCTATTTAAGCGCGCCAACAAAGACTCTCACAATAAGTCTATCTGTACTTTATCCACCGCACGGTACGGTACGGCAGACGGACCCACCGaccctctgtttttctttccatcgTCCTTCCTATTATCCTGACATAATGCCAGAGGAAACGTCCACCGCGTCCTGCTCTGGGAGGTAAGATTCGCTTGTATTTTCTCACTGTGTAACGTCTGCTGGGGGAAACACTGCTAGCTAGCCTGTAGCTACCGAGTTGACGACCTTGCGTGGTTATTACCTGCCGCGTCACCTATAGGTTTTCATACTTGGTCAATGACTGTGAAAGTAATGGGCAGGTTAGCTAACAGTGCCTGGTGGTGCCTGCCGGCGCTGCTGACAAACATTGTCACCCCACCACTGCtaggctagcatgctaacagccaTACGATGCTAACAACAATAAGACGAGGCTAACAGCTTGAAGTATGTGAGTCGACAGGGAAAGTTAGGTGTGTCGACTGTGGCTGTGCCTCAGAATGAGGTCAGAGTTTGTTTCGGATTTCTGAACTCAAGTCTGAACTGTGACTCTTTCAGTGCGGAGGAGAAGCCGTGCTCATCATCGTCAGCTGCTGCGGCAGACAGGTGAGTGTCCGGACAGTCAACACAGCTGCATCCTGTCGCGTTAGTCATTCAGCGGTGACCaaacatgcatgcatgtgtgtttgtttgtttttttccctaacctgcagctctgttGATGtcatggaggaggcaaagaaactGATCGGCACAGGGAACAAGCATCTTGTGATGGGAGATGTTGTTTCTGCTGTCGGTGTGTTCCAGGACGCCTGCAGTATGCTGTGAGTATCTGTGAGAATGCACGGGAAATGATAATCACTGTTAATATTGATGCTTCCTCATTTTATCAAGCAGAAGTATTGTCATTTTCTGTTGTCTGCAGATTTATCAGTTTGGATTACTTTATTTTAGTTGTTCACTTGGTTGTTCAGTCTCTAACATATCTGAATGTTTGCAAATTTGTGAATATATTCTCaatgcaacacatttcatttgactttattGCATATCCGTGCACATGCGTATATGCACCCATATTCCTAATGAGTAGTGTATTGACTTCTATATTTAGTTTGTAAAAGAGTTTGATATGTGTCTCTGCTTGTTACCACATTCCTACATTTAATCTAATCAACACTTGTGATGTCTGTCTGCCAGGGCCGCAAGATATGGGGACACTGCAGACGAGTGTGGTGAGGCCTTCTTCCTCTGTGGGAAGTCCCTACTGGAGCTTGCCAGGTTGGGTTAATTTAATAACTCACTTACTTTTAAGTTATTTGTATTGTCTATTGGCTGATTTCTGTGGAAGTTCCCACATGTCGTGGAAAAATCAAGGCCTTtaaaattttagaaaatataaatgtacatgAGTTGTTGAATTTGTATATTGTGCAAAACTGAAGTCTATAAATGTTAGTAAATGGGCTGCTGTATCCATGTGTCTCAGGGCAGTTTCCTGCCATTGCTAACACAACTCTGAAGCACTCATATTTTCAAGCCTCTTTAATAGTCTGAGCTTCTGTAAGGTCTGCTAGTTCtttgtattaaaaagaaaaaagctggtTTTAACAGTACTtgttgtgacaaatgtacttgaTGCAAGTTGCTTTTGACagaagcgtctgctaaatgagAACTTGATGTTGACAGTTTTTCAGCTTGACCCTTTTTCCTTGTTATAGCAGTACCCATTTTGTTTACTTTGGCTATTCTGTTctttgtcgttttttttttttttttttggtaggaTGGAGAACAGTGTCCTTGGCAATGCACTGGAGGGAGTCCCAGAAGagtcagaggaagaggagcagccaAGCAACTCCAATATTGAGAGTGCCAACAATCTTGATGGTCAGTATTAagtgtgtttctgtcatcaCAAAAGCATTTCCTCTTAAAGGAGCAGGATCACAAGTGATTTAAGATGGatattgtcagtgtttgttttttgtttttgtttttttgtctcaacaTTAACTTAGTTTttgtaaaaacactgttttcGATTTTCATTCCAAGCAAGGCAAATTGAGGAAACATTTTGTTAAGTCGGAAGCATCCGTCTGTCTCGCACTCTCTCAGGTATATTAACTTGCATGTGCTTTCTTAAGTCTCGGTTAAACACAGGACTTATGTAAGTAAGACAAGTCAGACTTGCACATGTCTGGAGCAGGTAAGAAGCTAGACAGCACTTTGgtgtcagtgtctgtgtttttccaaCACTATTGGCTCAAATGCAAGAAGGTTGAGtttcctcccttcctttccAGTCATGTACAAATGCAGTATTGGTGTAGTTGATTCTTCTAACAAAATCAGTTGTGAGCTTTCAGGCAAGTGTTTGTCACAGAAACTGAATTTGTACTTTGAAGATGCAATCTAATGTGAAGGTAATTTTTCAAATGCCACTGTGGTGCAGAAAAAACTAGAGATGAGCTACGAAAGCAGGTGTATGATGCAAtggcagaggaagaaaagactGAGGCGGGCAAGGAAAATGGTGTGGCCGAGTCTCCAGTCAAACATGTGAATGGATCAGCGGAACCTCCAAGTTCAGTCCAGATGGCTGATGTGAATGGAGAGGAGAAAAGCCCAGGTGCTCCTGTGAATGGTGTCAAGGAAAGTCTGACTCCTGGAAAAGAAACTGTGAATGGAGAGACGACGGAGGCAAAGCAAGAGGACTCAAAAGACGAGGAATCAAAGACGGATGCTGAACAGGGTGACGAGGAACCTGAGGGCAGTTAAATTTTGGATTCAGAACAGTTTGTGTGCATGGGCGGAGCACAGTCTTATTTCCTGACCTAAAATAACTGGGCCAGTTCACAGGTGTTTAAAAAAGGTGAAGGGAAAATGCACCAGAGAAAGGGCTTACTGCACCTTTAGGTGAAATGGTGAATTTGCCTTCACTGTGACTTGTTGGAAAATGAGATCTATCCCTGTATAACTGCCATTCTGTTTcaacagatgatgatgatgacgacgacgatgaAGACGATGAAGATGGAGAGACAAATGGACAGGATAAGGTGAGCTCTCGTTAGACAGATTCCACTTTAATAAGTCTAACCTAATTGGATATTTTTGATGTATGCCTTTCTTACCTTTCAGGAAGAGGATGAAGTCGGGAATTTGCAGTTGGCGTGGGAGATGCTGGAGGTGGCTAAAGTAATCTACAAAAGGTAAGTTCAGCACTGCAAGAGGAACTTGATGGTAGAATAAGAACGACAGCAAAAGCAAGCCTGTTGGCAGTTCACAAGTTCAAGCAGGTCAGGTCACCTTATAAAATCTGTCATTGAACTTGTTCCCACAGACAAGAAGGCAAAGACGACCAGCTGATGGCAGCCCAGACATATCTAAAACTCGGAGAAGTCAGTGCTGAATCAGGTGGGTTTCATACAGCGCATTGAATTTCCAGGATTGAAAGGTCTCATCTGTACTAAACTCATTAAGATTAATGGATCACACAAGCTACAAATGGGAATCCCGGGAACCTGCTTAAATATGTTTTGAGTGGAACCTAAGCCCCGCACCTGAAAAGTAGAtccaagaacatttttttttttttttaaatgaagcccCTGGTTATTCCTAAGCCTTGATACTATCCTGTCATGGCATCTTATAGAATCCCTTGTTGGCTGCTCACAGAACATTTGTGTagtgattattttcatgtttttttttttttcgtttttttttaaacacttattCATAGTTGATACTTGTCTTGGGTCCTTGATGTTTTGCCATTTCTTAACTCTTTCTAATCAAAGTAATGCGTGGCCTGAAGCGTACACTAAACATTCAATCCTTTTTCTCACTACTTGCGAGGCACTTGGGGTCCCTAACATTCTTCAAAAGTGGTATTGAGTCCCACCTGTTCCGTTCTCCAGGTAACTATCCCCAGGCGCTGGAAGACTTCCAGGAGTGTCTTTCCCTGCAGCTGAAGCACCTTCCTCCCCACAGTCGTCTGCTGGCAGAGACCCACTATCACGTTGCCACCACACTGTGCTACATGGATCAGTACAGCCAGGCCATCCAGCACTACAACAGCTCCATAAAGGTCATCGAGACCCGTCTTGGTAGGTTTCCCCCTCTGAAGAGCAGCATAAATAGTGACTGGTGTGGACTTGTGTGGAGGGCATTACCTGCACTGTGTGATGTACTAATCTATGATGGTCGGTGTAAAGCTATGTTGCAGGAGGTGATCGCTGCAGCAGAAGGAACAGATGGGGCAGCGGAAGAGAAAGtggagatggaggagctgaagcaGCTTCTGCCTGACA from Sparus aurata chromosome 11, fSpaAur1.1, whole genome shotgun sequence includes the following:
- the LOC115591865 gene encoding histone-binding protein N1/N2 isoform X6, whose translation is MPEETSTASCSGSAEEKPCSSSSAAAADSSVDVMEEAKKLIGTGNKHLVMGDVVSAVGVFQDACSMLAARYGDTADECGEAFFLCGKSLLELARMENSVLGNALEGVPEESEEEEQPSNSNIESANNLDDDDDDDEDDEDGETNGQDKEEDEVGNLQLAWEMLEVAKVIYKRQEGKDDQLMAAQTYLKLGEVSAESGNYPQALEDFQECLSLQLKHLPPHSRLLAETHYHVATTLCYMDQYSQAIQHYNSSIKVIETRLAMLQEVIAAAEGTDGAAEEKVEMEELKQLLPDIREKVEDAKESQRTASAASQAIQQTLGGASTSSAFLCENGGPSSSSAFTTASQIPVKSSGSASSSKAASDISHLVRKKRKPEEESPVKDTDAKQAKQEASVNGSGDSSASNGNGVEEGKSQEPASQSSHVKSSA
- the LOC115591865 gene encoding histone-binding protein N1/N2 isoform X4, with protein sequence MPEETSTASCSGSAEEKPCSSSSAAAADSSVDVMEEAKKLIGTGNKHLVMGDVVSAVGVFQDACSMLAARYGDTADECGEAFFLCGKSLLELARMENSVLGNALEGVPEESEEEEQPSNSNIESANNLDEKTRDELRKQVYDAMAEEEKTEAGKENGVAESPVKHVNGSAEPPSSVQMADVNGEEKSPGAPVNGVKESLTPGKETVNGETTEAKQEDSKDEESKTDAEQGDEEPEDDDDDDDDEDDEDGETNGQDKEEDEVGNLQLAWEMLEVAKVIYKRQEGKDDQLMAAQTYLKLGEVSAESGNYPQALEDFQECLSLQLKHLPPHSRLLAETHYHVATTLCYMDQYSQAIQHYNSSIKVIETRLAMLQEVIAAAEGTDGAAEEKVEMEELKQLLPDIREKVEDAKESQRTASAASQAIQQTLGGASTSSAFLCENGGPSSSSAFTTASQIPVKSSGSASSSKAASDISHLVRKKPASQSSHVKSSA
- the LOC115591865 gene encoding histone-binding protein N1/N2 isoform X5; the encoded protein is MPEETSTASCSGSAEEKPCSSSSAAAADSSVDVMEEAKKLIGTGNKHLVMGDVVSAVGVFQDACSMLAARYGDTADECGEAFFLCGKSLLELARMENSVLGNALEGVPEESEEEEQPSNSNIESANNLDDDDDDDDDEDDEDGETNGQDKEEDEVGNLQLAWEMLEVAKVIYKRQEGKDDQLMAAQTYLKLGEVSAESGNYPQALEDFQECLSLQLKHLPPHSRLLAETHYHVATTLCYMDQYSQAIQHYNSSIKVIETRLAMLQEVIAAAEGTDGAAEEKVEMEELKQLLPDIREKVEDAKESQRTASAASQAIQQTLGGASTSSAFLCENGGPSSSSAFTTASQIPVKSSGSASSSKAASDISHLVRKKRKPEEESPVKDTDAKQAKQEASVNGSGDSSASNGNGVEEGKSQEPASQSSHVKSSA
- the LOC115591865 gene encoding histone-binding protein N1/N2 isoform X2; translation: MPEETSTASCSGSAEEKPCSSSSAAAADSSVDVMEEAKKLIGTGNKHLVMGDVVSAVGVFQDACSMLAARYGDTADECGEAFFLCGKSLLELARMENSVLGNALEGVPEESEEEEQPSNSNIESANNLDEKTRDELRKQVYDAMAEEEKTEAGKENGVAESPVKHVNGSAEPPSSVQMADVNGEEKSPGAPVNGVKESLTPGKETVNGETTEAKQEDSKDEESKTDAEQGDEEPEDDDDDDEDDEDGETNGQDKEEDEVGNLQLAWEMLEVAKVIYKRQEGKDDQLMAAQTYLKLGEVSAESGNYPQALEDFQECLSLQLKHLPPHSRLLAETHYHVATTLCYMDQYSQAIQHYNSSIKVIETRLAMLQEVIAAAEGTDGAAEEKVEMEELKQLLPDIREKVEDAKESQRTASAASQAIQQTLGGASTSSAFLCENGGPSSSSAFTTASQIPVKSSGSASSSKAASDISHLVRKKRKPEEESPVKDTDAKQAKQEASVNGSGDSSASNGNGVEEGKSQEPASQSSHVKSSA
- the LOC115591865 gene encoding histone-binding protein N1/N2 isoform X1 → MPEETSTASCSGSAEEKPCSSSSAAAADSSVDVMEEAKKLIGTGNKHLVMGDVVSAVGVFQDACSMLAARYGDTADECGEAFFLCGKSLLELARMENSVLGNALEGVPEESEEEEQPSNSNIESANNLDEKTRDELRKQVYDAMAEEEKTEAGKENGVAESPVKHVNGSAEPPSSVQMADVNGEEKSPGAPVNGVKESLTPGKETVNGETTEAKQEDSKDEESKTDAEQGDEEPEDDDDDDDDEDDEDGETNGQDKEEDEVGNLQLAWEMLEVAKVIYKRQEGKDDQLMAAQTYLKLGEVSAESGNYPQALEDFQECLSLQLKHLPPHSRLLAETHYHVATTLCYMDQYSQAIQHYNSSIKVIETRLAMLQEVIAAAEGTDGAAEEKVEMEELKQLLPDIREKVEDAKESQRTASAASQAIQQTLGGASTSSAFLCENGGPSSSSAFTTASQIPVKSSGSASSSKAASDISHLVRKKRKPEEESPVKDTDAKQAKQEASVNGSGDSSASNGNGVEEGKSQEPASQSSHVKSSA
- the LOC115591865 gene encoding histone-binding protein N1/N2 isoform X3, which gives rise to MPEETSTASCSGSAEEKPCSSSSAAAADSSVDVMEEAKKLIGTGNKHLVMGDVVSAVGVFQDACSMLAARYGDTADECGEAFFLCGKSLLELARMENSVLGNALEGVPEESEEEEQPSNSNIESANNLDEKTRDELRKQVYDAMAEEEKTEAGKENGVAESPVKHVNGSAEPPSSVQMADVNGEEKSPGAPVNGVKESLTPGKETVNGETTEAKQEDSKDEESKTDAEQGDEEPEDDDDDEDDEDGETNGQDKEEDEVGNLQLAWEMLEVAKVIYKRQEGKDDQLMAAQTYLKLGEVSAESGNYPQALEDFQECLSLQLKHLPPHSRLLAETHYHVATTLCYMDQYSQAIQHYNSSIKVIETRLAMLQEVIAAAEGTDGAAEEKVEMEELKQLLPDIREKVEDAKESQRTASAASQAIQQTLGGASTSSAFLCENGGPSSSSAFTTASQIPVKSSGSASSSKAASDISHLVRKKRKPEEESPVKDTDAKQAKQEASVNGSGDSSASNGNGVEEGKSQEPASQSSHVKSSA